ACGAGGGGTGGACGGGAGTTTCAGGGTTGGAGGTGGAATTATGAAAAGCTCGCTTTGCCCGAAGATGGAAAAAACGCTGGAAATGATCAGCAAACGCTGGACGGGTCTCATCATCTTCCAACTGCTGAAGGGCCCGCAGCGTTTTTGTGAAATAGAAAACGCCATCCCGATCAGCGGGCGGCTTTTGTCGGAACGGCTGAAGGAACTGGAACATGAAGGAATCGTCTCCCGGAAAGTCTTTCCGGAGGTGCCCGTCCGGGTGGAATATTCCCTTACGGAAAAAGGGAAAGCCTTTCGGCCGATCATGGAAGAGATCCAAAAATGGGCCGAAAAATATATGGAGGTCGATCCGCAGCCTGTCAGCAAACGCTGAAAATACCGGATAAACCGTCGGTTTCCGCCAAAACCGGATACGGCGGCGGGTCCGGTGCCGGGTTGCCTCCCTGGTCCCTTCGGTTTCGCCTTCACTGGGGAAAAAGACCACCTGTCGGGAGAAGGCGGACGGGCATAAA
This window of the Caldibacillus debilis DSM 16016 genome carries:
- a CDS encoding winged helix-turn-helix transcriptional regulator, producing the protein MKSSLCPKMEKTLEMISKRWTGLIIFQLLKGPQRFCEIENAIPISGRLLSERLKELEHEGIVSRKVFPEVPVRVEYSLTEKGKAFRPIMEEIQKWAEKYMEVDPQPVSKR